The following coding sequences are from one Wenzhouxiangella sp. AB-CW3 window:
- a CDS encoding universal stress protein, which translates to MAAGPSDRRDGPLPVGQRIIVLLDDSPESMRALETAAGLARHHRGALLGLFVEERDLVRSAGFAFAGEIGATSGGLRQRPAEGVRGEIRRRVRLLRQALERIARARGIEHELVVRRGRVVEEILSFSAPDDLLIVGRVGWSQRLGRTFGSVPLALARSAPGAVLIWTASRPVPGGRIAVLAENGSTLEPVLAVAHERATLHQCGISVLLPPGLAPKQIESVRHQANTALDPAEVPHDIRVLTAANPASLIHALGQARAIELILSRRGQLLNDPEAARLLERIRLPVCVAP; encoded by the coding sequence ATGGCGGCCGGGCCATCCGATCGCCGGGATGGGCCGTTGCCCGTCGGCCAGCGGATCATTGTCCTGCTCGATGATTCACCCGAGTCCATGAGGGCACTGGAAACAGCGGCTGGCCTGGCCCGGCATCACCGGGGCGCTTTGCTGGGGCTGTTTGTCGAGGAGCGGGACCTTGTTCGCAGCGCCGGGTTTGCCTTTGCCGGCGAGATCGGTGCGACATCCGGCGGGCTGCGCCAGCGTCCGGCCGAAGGCGTGAGGGGTGAAATCAGGCGACGTGTGCGCCTGCTGCGACAGGCCCTGGAGCGCATCGCCCGGGCCCGCGGTATCGAGCATGAGCTCGTTGTGCGTCGCGGGCGCGTCGTCGAGGAAATCCTGTCGTTCAGCGCCCCCGACGATCTCTTGATCGTGGGTCGTGTCGGTTGGTCCCAACGGCTGGGTCGAACGTTTGGCTCCGTGCCGCTGGCGCTGGCGCGCTCCGCGCCCGGTGCGGTATTGATCTGGACGGCGAGTCGACCGGTGCCGGGTGGGCGTATTGCCGTGCTGGCCGAGAACGGATCGACGCTGGAACCCGTATTGGCCGTGGCCCACGAGCGGGCAACGCTTCATCAATGCGGCATCAGCGTGCTGCTGCCGCCGGGTCTGGCACCGAAACAGATCGAGAGTGTCAGGCATCAGGCGAATACCGCGCTTGATCCCGCTGAAGTGCCGCATGACATCCGGGTCCTGACTGCCGCCAATCCCGCCAGTCTGATTCACGCACTGGGCCAGGCCCGTGCCATCGAACTCATCCTGAGCCGGCGTGGCCAGCTGCTGAACGACCCGGAAGCTGCCCGCTTGCTCGAACGCATTCGCCTGCCGGTGTGCGTAGCGCCATAG
- a CDS encoding Lon protease family protein: MADIKALTPEQVYRACPVESLDFETTEHLDALGLPHGQQRAVSALQFGAAIENSGFNLFVLGPRGIDRHALIRQVLGERAAAESVPPDWCYVYNFTSPDNPRAIDLKAGDGRRFHRDMDGFVEELRTSMPAVFESEEYQSRMQELQDDIEKRQQEGIAEIGREAGESDIALISTPSGFTLAPMLDGEVMEPEEYEKLPEDQRERIEKKVAELQKKLQQAVQRIPRLRKELATRVRSLNEEMMLFALGGPMRELKERWSHAPSVIEHLDRVREDVVENAAAFRGGRGGGPPDELLDRYRVNLLVDNAELEGAPLVYEDLPNHHHLVGRIEHQVRNGALHTEFSLIRAGALHRANGGYLVLDARRVLTHPMAWESLKRVLFSGSVQIESLERLYGLVSTASLQPERIPLSIKVVLVGERMLYYLLAHYDPDFLELFKVEVDLEDELERDDESLMLYARLLATMARGAGLPPLDRGAVARVIEHASRLADDQLKLTASDRVLRDILMEAGHWASEAGSEVIEAAHIQHAIDERLSRADRLRRKSLEQIRRGTVLLATRGERTAQVNGLSVLQLGGFRFGRPSRITATARPGKGQVVDIERAVELGGPIHSKGVMILSRFIAGRYAPEGELSLSASLAFEQSYGGVDGDSASVAETLALLSAIADVPLKQSLAVTGSVNQHGEVQAVGGVNEKIEGFYDACLETGGIDGQGVLIPVSNVEHLMLRADVREAIAEERFFVYPIASVDDSIVLMTGLEAGELDAGGQYPEGSFNRRVSERLETFAKSARRGRRNKDGNGDANGKASDGSEDD, translated from the coding sequence ATGGCTGACATCAAGGCGTTAACGCCCGAGCAGGTCTACCGTGCCTGTCCGGTCGAGTCGCTGGATTTCGAAACCACCGAGCATCTTGATGCGCTGGGCCTGCCCCATGGCCAGCAGCGGGCCGTCAGCGCGTTGCAGTTCGGCGCTGCCATCGAAAACTCCGGTTTCAACCTGTTTGTGCTGGGACCGCGCGGCATTGATCGGCATGCCCTGATTCGTCAGGTGCTGGGCGAAAGAGCTGCTGCCGAGTCGGTGCCGCCGGACTGGTGCTACGTCTACAACTTCACATCCCCGGACAACCCCCGCGCCATCGACCTGAAAGCCGGTGACGGGCGGCGTTTCCATCGCGACATGGACGGGTTCGTGGAGGAGTTGCGCACCAGCATGCCCGCGGTGTTCGAAAGCGAGGAATACCAGTCGCGCATGCAGGAGTTGCAGGATGACATCGAGAAGCGCCAGCAGGAGGGGATCGCCGAGATTGGGCGTGAGGCTGGCGAAAGCGACATCGCGCTGATCAGTACACCGTCGGGATTTACCCTGGCGCCGATGCTCGATGGCGAGGTGATGGAGCCGGAGGAATACGAGAAGCTCCCGGAAGACCAGCGCGAGCGCATCGAGAAAAAGGTGGCCGAGCTGCAAAAGAAGCTGCAGCAGGCCGTCCAGCGCATCCCTCGCCTGCGCAAGGAACTGGCGACCCGGGTGCGTTCGCTCAACGAGGAAATGATGCTGTTCGCGCTGGGCGGGCCGATGCGCGAACTCAAGGAGCGCTGGTCGCATGCCCCGTCGGTCATCGAACATCTTGATCGCGTGCGCGAAGACGTGGTCGAGAATGCCGCCGCGTTTCGTGGCGGGCGCGGTGGTGGCCCGCCGGATGAATTGCTCGATCGCTACCGGGTCAACCTGCTGGTCGACAATGCCGAGCTCGAGGGTGCGCCGCTGGTCTACGAGGACCTGCCCAACCATCATCACCTGGTCGGTCGCATCGAGCACCAGGTGCGCAACGGCGCCCTGCATACCGAGTTCTCGCTGATTCGGGCCGGCGCCCTGCACCGGGCCAACGGCGGTTACCTGGTGCTCGACGCGCGCCGCGTGCTGACCCATCCCATGGCCTGGGAAAGCCTCAAGCGGGTGCTGTTTTCCGGCTCGGTGCAGATCGAGTCGCTGGAAAGGCTTTATGGCCTGGTCAGTACCGCCAGCCTGCAGCCGGAGCGCATTCCCTTGTCGATCAAGGTGGTACTGGTTGGCGAGCGCATGCTCTACTACCTGCTGGCTCACTACGATCCCGACTTTCTCGAACTGTTCAAGGTCGAAGTCGATCTCGAAGATGAACTTGAGCGTGACGACGAAAGCCTGATGCTCTACGCACGCCTGCTCGCGACCATGGCCCGCGGGGCCGGGCTGCCGCCACTGGATCGCGGTGCTGTGGCCCGCGTAATCGAGCATGCAAGCCGGCTGGCCGACGACCAGCTCAAGCTCACCGCCAGCGATCGTGTGCTGCGCGATATTCTGATGGAGGCCGGACACTGGGCCAGTGAGGCGGGCAGCGAAGTGATCGAGGCGGCGCATATCCAGCACGCCATCGACGAGCGCCTGTCTCGGGCCGACAGACTGCGACGCAAAAGCCTGGAGCAGATCCGCCGCGGCACGGTATTGCTCGCTACCCGCGGCGAGCGCACAGCCCAGGTCAACGGGCTGTCGGTGCTGCAGTTGGGTGGATTCCGTTTCGGGCGCCCGTCGCGCATTACCGCGACCGCGCGTCCCGGCAAGGGCCAGGTGGTCGACATCGAGCGCGCCGTGGAGCTGGGGGGTCCGATCCACAGCAAGGGCGTGATGATCCTGTCGCGTTTCATCGCCGGCCGCTATGCACCCGAGGGCGAGTTGTCGCTGTCGGCCAGCCTGGCTTTCGAACAGTCCTATGGCGGCGTGGACGGCGATTCGGCCTCGGTGGCCGAGACCCTGGCGCTGCTCTCGGCCATTGCCGATGTGCCGCTGAAGCAGTCGCTGGCCGTGACCGGTTCGGTCAACCAGCATGGCGAGGTGCAGGCCGTCGGTGGCGTCAATGAAAAGATCGAGGGCTTCTACGATGCCTGCCTGGAAACCGGCGGGATCGATGGCCAGGGGGTGCTGATCCCGGTCAGCAATGTCGAGCACCTGATGCTGCGCGCGGACGTGCGCGAAGCCATTGCCGAGGAGCGGTTCTTCGTCTATCCGATCGCCAGCGTCGATGACAGCATCGTTTTGATGACTGGGCTGGAGGCCGGTGAGCTTGATGCAGGGGGGCAGTATCCGGAGGGCAGTTTCAATCGTCGGGTCAGCGAGCGCCTGGAGACTTTTGCAAAATCGGCGCGGCGCGGTAGACGGAACAAGGATGGCAACGGGGACGCCAATGGAAAAGCCAGCGACGGCAGCGAGGACGACTGA